The proteins below come from a single Salinilacihabitans rarus genomic window:
- a CDS encoding HNH endonuclease produces MDRRFRIGERYRDTGSYRNSDDEFLRWIRGSLDSGIKNTGGIRDLSANRSDTPAALILVSNDSGVSQHDDPWEDTLAVNAGYISYWGDAKATNPYDESPKNQKIKTAFDRTASGRREDVPPVLVFRKPESGVVEFCGLCIPEYFEVRSYQDDTGTQIPNYLFHFSILNTQSVPVSWLHDRARMNDDGYAPDVWTQWIETGEVAQWPTGETLDQSGRVRRYETSETVVSGAFRDEMFDRYGNACTITGIREKDLLDLAHILPRSQHPDLAEHPENVLVLNSLHHRAFDAALFTIDSDYRIQTSPSFDPAHPFLRETILDRQGEQITFPSNVQIRSSFLEELNTGLSWL; encoded by the coding sequence AAAGATACCGAGACACCGGTAGCTATCGGAACAGTGATGATGAGTTCTTGCGATGGATTCGTGGCTCGCTTGATAGTGGTATTAAGAACACTGGCGGCATTCGTGACCTCAGCGCAAATCGCTCTGATACGCCGGCGGCTCTCATTCTTGTATCGAATGATAGTGGGGTCTCTCAGCATGACGATCCATGGGAAGATACGCTCGCAGTCAACGCCGGGTACATCAGTTACTGGGGCGACGCAAAAGCTACTAATCCGTACGATGAGTCTCCGAAGAACCAGAAGATCAAGACAGCGTTCGACCGAACAGCGTCTGGTCGACGGGAGGATGTCCCACCCGTTCTCGTCTTTCGGAAACCAGAGTCTGGTGTTGTCGAGTTCTGTGGGCTATGTATCCCCGAATATTTCGAGGTTCGATCCTACCAGGACGATACTGGCACACAGATCCCGAACTACCTCTTCCACTTCTCGATCCTCAACACACAGTCTGTTCCCGTTTCATGGTTGCACGACCGCGCCCGAATGAACGATGACGGCTATGCCCCGGATGTCTGGACGCAATGGATTGAGACCGGTGAAGTCGCCCAGTGGCCGACTGGCGAGACTCTCGATCAGAGCGGACGAGTTCGACGCTACGAAACGTCCGAAACCGTCGTTAGCGGCGCTTTCCGTGATGAAATGTTCGATCGGTATGGCAATGCATGCACGATAACCGGCATTCGAGAGAAGGATCTTTTGGACCTCGCGCATATCCTCCCGCGAAGTCAACATCCTGACCTCGCTGAACATCCTGAGAACGTCCTCGTGCTGAACTCGCTGCACCACCGCGCATTCGACGCTGCACTGTTTACCATCGACAGCGACTATCGCATCCAAACAAGCCCTTCGTTCGATCCTGCCCACCCTTTTCTTCGCGAGACTATCCTTGATCGGCAAGGAGAACAGATTACGTTCCCATCCAACGTGCAAATACGGTCGTCGTTCCTCGAAGAACTCAATACTGGCCTATCATGGTTGTAA